In Stenotrophomonas sp. 169, one DNA window encodes the following:
- a CDS encoding histidine phosphatase family protein, translated as MILDLVRHASTGRDTHLDGRTDPPLLAGAHDGLCAAYDLHEWERVICSPRLRALHTAVALAVPRGLEVQPDAEWEELDFGDWDGVAIDTLPEQALLGFHRDPHAFPPPNGESWGHFERRIARALDRLFDAEEADDAAPTLIVSHGGPLRMVLSQVCGLPVALCWALRIDHGTRLRLRVERGDGGLWGELLELQQP; from the coding sequence ATGATCCTGGACCTGGTGCGCCATGCCAGTACCGGACGCGATACCCACCTGGACGGACGCACCGATCCACCGTTGTTGGCTGGTGCGCATGACGGTCTGTGTGCCGCCTATGACCTGCACGAATGGGAGCGTGTGATCTGCTCGCCCCGCCTGCGTGCACTACACACCGCCGTGGCGCTGGCCGTGCCGCGAGGGCTGGAGGTGCAGCCGGACGCGGAGTGGGAAGAGCTGGACTTCGGCGACTGGGATGGTGTGGCCATCGACACGCTGCCCGAGCAGGCACTGCTGGGCTTTCATCGTGATCCGCACGCGTTTCCACCGCCGAACGGCGAAAGCTGGGGACACTTCGAGCGACGGATCGCGCGCGCGCTGGATCGGTTGTTCGATGCAGAGGAAGCCGACGATGCGGCGCCAACGCTGATCGTCAGCCACGGCGGTCCGCTGCGGATGGTGCTGTCACAGGTATGTGGGTTGCCGGTGGCCCTGTGCTGGGCGTTGCGTATCGACCACGGCACGCGGCTGCGGCTGCGGGTGGAGCGGGGCGACGGCGGGCTGTGGGGCGAGCTGCTGGAGCTGCAACAGCCGTGA
- the msrA gene encoding peptide-methionine (S)-S-oxide reductase MsrA yields MKLSLEQGIAAAVATLVVGSLVAFAVDAGPALGAAAGAARISEESRALPAPTGTAAFKDDRTQASVVFAGGCFWGVQGVFQHVKGVSNAVSGYIGGEASTARYETISGGRTGHAEAVRVDYDPRQVSYGQLLQVFFSVAHDPTQLNRQGPDRGTQYRSAIFSDDARQQAANRAYVGQIGASFTSPVVTELGTGKRFYPAEAYHQNYLERNPQAAYIRYYDAPKLVALQQRFPQLYRKDPMLVPMR; encoded by the coding sequence ATGAAACTCTCACTGGAACAGGGTATCGCCGCCGCCGTCGCGACGCTGGTCGTGGGCTCGCTGGTCGCCTTTGCGGTGGATGCGGGACCGGCCCTTGGCGCCGCTGCCGGTGCGGCTCGCATCAGCGAAGAAAGCCGTGCGCTGCCCGCGCCCACCGGAACCGCTGCCTTCAAGGATGACCGCACGCAGGCCAGCGTGGTGTTCGCCGGCGGCTGCTTCTGGGGCGTGCAGGGCGTGTTCCAGCACGTCAAGGGCGTCAGCAACGCGGTGTCCGGCTACATCGGGGGCGAGGCATCGACCGCGCGCTATGAAACCATCAGCGGCGGTCGCACCGGCCACGCCGAGGCGGTGCGGGTGGACTACGATCCGCGCCAGGTCAGCTACGGCCAGCTGCTGCAGGTGTTCTTCTCGGTTGCGCATGATCCGACCCAGCTCAATCGACAAGGCCCGGATCGCGGCACGCAGTATCGCTCCGCCATCTTCAGCGACGACGCGCGCCAACAGGCAGCCAACCGCGCCTACGTAGGACAGATCGGCGCCTCGTTCACCTCGCCGGTGGTGACCGAGCTGGGCACGGGCAAGCGCTTCTATCCCGCCGAGGCGTATCACCAGAATTACCTGGAGCGGAATCCGCAGGCCGCCTACATCCGCTACTACGATGCGCCCAAGCTGGTCGCGTTGCAGCAGCGCTTCCCGCAGTTGTACCGCAAGGATCCGATGCTGGTGCCGATGCGTTGA
- a CDS encoding PLP-dependent aminotransferase family protein, translated as MDELTTSPRYQRLADELAAAIHAGRLPSGARLPSLRQMADQRKVSLNTVIGAYRQLEDAGLVIPLPRSGFEVAQRLQVPQRSLRDVPSAPTAPGQQAMMARVLAAQQRPQVLDLAFAGPRGAAFYPGPHLQRATAQVLRRGMATVETYARQNGSQALIRQIVQRGPRLGLHTVPERIVLTHGAMEALQLALRAVTQPGDAVGLEAPSYFNLYPLLASLGLQAIELPTHPQHGLDVDALATLLDTTTLAALVVMPTVHNPLGCTMPVAAKQRLAALASARRLPVIEDIVYAELQHTEPLEPLLKAFDREGWVMVCAGFSKTLAPDYRIGWLEGGRFSERIALLKFHSSGAESRLLGDSVAAFLEAGNYEHHLRRMRRLYREQTGRVRQLVAQHFPPGTLATEPTGGFLLWLEIPGVDTGQLFEQALAEDIVFMPGQVYSRGARYRQCLRLSCCQALDEHYVAGIARIGALARGLAARDAVPC; from the coding sequence ATGGATGAGCTCACCACATCCCCTCGCTACCAGCGCCTTGCTGATGAACTGGCGGCGGCGATCCACGCCGGACGCCTGCCCAGCGGGGCGCGTCTGCCTTCGCTGCGGCAGATGGCCGACCAGCGCAAGGTCAGCCTGAACACCGTGATCGGGGCCTACCGGCAACTCGAAGATGCCGGTCTGGTGATTCCGCTGCCGCGTTCGGGGTTCGAAGTCGCGCAGCGCCTGCAGGTGCCGCAGCGCTCGTTACGCGATGTCCCGTCGGCCCCCACCGCCCCCGGCCAGCAGGCGATGATGGCACGCGTCCTTGCCGCGCAGCAGCGCCCGCAGGTGCTGGACCTCGCCTTCGCCGGGCCGCGGGGCGCGGCCTTCTATCCCGGCCCCCACCTGCAGCGCGCGACGGCGCAGGTGCTGCGTCGGGGCATGGCCACGGTGGAAACCTACGCGCGACAGAATGGTTCGCAGGCGCTGATCCGGCAGATCGTGCAGCGCGGCCCGCGCCTGGGGCTGCACACCGTGCCGGAACGCATCGTGCTGACCCATGGGGCGATGGAGGCCTTGCAGCTGGCGCTGCGCGCGGTCACCCAGCCCGGCGACGCCGTGGGGCTGGAGGCCCCGTCCTACTTCAACCTGTATCCGCTGCTTGCCAGCCTCGGGTTGCAGGCGATCGAACTGCCCACCCACCCGCAACACGGGCTGGACGTGGACGCGTTGGCCACCCTGCTCGATACCACGACGTTGGCCGCGCTGGTGGTGATGCCCACCGTGCACAATCCATTGGGCTGCACCATGCCGGTCGCCGCCAAGCAACGCCTGGCCGCGCTGGCCAGCGCCCGGCGGCTGCCGGTGATCGAAGACATCGTGTACGCCGAGCTGCAGCACACCGAACCGCTGGAACCCTTGCTCAAGGCATTCGACCGCGAGGGCTGGGTCATGGTCTGCGCCGGCTTCTCCAAGACGCTGGCGCCGGACTACCGCATCGGCTGGCTCGAGGGCGGCCGCTTCAGCGAGCGCATCGCATTGCTCAAGTTCCACTCCAGCGGTGCCGAGTCGCGGTTGCTCGGTGATTCTGTCGCGGCGTTCCTCGAGGCGGGCAACTACGAGCACCATCTCCGGCGCATGCGCCGGCTGTACCGCGAACAGACCGGGCGCGTCCGACAGCTGGTCGCCCAGCACTTTCCGCCCGGCACGCTGGCGACCGAGCCGACCGGCGGTTTCCTGCTGTGGCTGGAAATACCGGGCGTGGACACCGGCCAGCTGTTCGAGCAGGCGCTGGCAGAGGACATCGTGTTCATGCCCGGCCAGGTGTATTCGCGGGGCGCACGCTACCGGCAATGCCTGCGGCTTTCCTGCTGCCAGGCGCTGGATGAGCACTACGTGGCCGGCATAGCGCGGATCGGCGCGCTTGCGCGCGGCCTTGCCGCCCGCGACGCCGTGCCTTGCTAG
- a CDS encoding TfoX/Sxy family protein, giving the protein MSTLQLRNIGPKSAAWLRQVGLRSREELLAIGSVGAFVKIRRAGFKPSLNLLYSLEGALLDCHWQDLSEAQRGALVQDYEARIALQPLKAPGPASGPVHERRFDDADTQD; this is encoded by the coding sequence ATGAGCACCCTGCAGCTGCGCAACATCGGTCCGAAGAGCGCTGCCTGGCTGCGCCAGGTGGGGCTGCGCAGCCGCGAAGAACTGCTCGCGATCGGCTCGGTCGGCGCCTTCGTCAAGATCAGGCGCGCGGGCTTCAAGCCCAGCCTCAACCTGCTTTATTCGTTGGAAGGCGCGTTGCTGGACTGCCACTGGCAGGACCTGTCCGAAGCACAACGCGGTGCGTTGGTGCAGGACTACGAAGCACGCATCGCCCTGCAGCCGTTGAAAGCGCCGGGACCGGCCTCCGGCCCCGTGCACGAACGACGTTTCGACGACGCCGACACGCAGGACTGA
- the gph gene encoding phosphoglycolate phosphatase (PGP is an essential enzyme in the glycolate salvage pathway in higher organisms (photorespiration in plants). Phosphoglycolate results from the oxidase activity of RubisCO in the Calvin cycle when concentrations of carbon dioxide are low relative to oxygen. This enzyme is a member of the Haloacid Dehalogenase (HAD) superfamily of aspartate-nucleophile hydrolase enzymes (PF00702).), producing MSEATTYPYPLVVFDLDGTLVDSAADIAEALNRTLVDWQLPRVPEATVLTWIGDGVRRLVEQAFTAAGSTIDLDTVMPGFMVHYRECLLRSPRLFDGVAEALQVLQARDVPMAICTNKPSALVQPLLDHLGIGTVFALVLGGDSLPQRKPSGEPLRHIAAQFGEDPAACLMVGDSLTDYRAALDAGMPVALVRYGYPRGLDLQHNEAVAVIDDLRDLPGLRAGA from the coding sequence GTGAGCGAAGCAACAACGTATCCCTATCCGTTGGTCGTATTCGACCTTGATGGCACGCTCGTCGACAGTGCCGCTGATATCGCAGAGGCGCTCAACCGCACCTTGGTGGACTGGCAGCTGCCGCGCGTGCCGGAGGCCACCGTGTTGACGTGGATCGGCGATGGCGTGCGCCGACTCGTGGAGCAGGCCTTCACCGCGGCCGGCAGCACGATCGATCTGGACACGGTGATGCCGGGCTTCATGGTGCATTACCGCGAGTGCCTGCTGCGCAGTCCGCGGCTGTTCGATGGCGTGGCTGAGGCGCTGCAGGTGCTGCAGGCGCGCGATGTGCCCATGGCCATCTGCACCAACAAGCCGTCGGCGCTGGTGCAGCCGCTGCTGGATCACCTGGGCATCGGCACTGTGTTCGCGTTGGTACTGGGAGGCGATTCGCTGCCGCAGCGCAAGCCGAGTGGCGAGCCCTTGCGGCACATCGCGGCGCAGTTCGGCGAAGACCCGGCCGCGTGCCTGATGGTGGGCGATTCCTTGACGGATTACCGTGCCGCACTGGATGCGGGCATGCCGGTTGCCCTGGTGCGCTATGGCTATCCGCGGGGGCTGGATCTGCAGCACAACGAAGCGGTCGCCGTGATCGATGACCTGCGCGATCTGCCTGGGTTGCGCGCCGGGGCGTAA
- a CDS encoding GAF domain-containing protein, producing MFATSSLTGSKPEQYAQLLEQARALVHGESDRIANAANLSALIYHAVPQLNWAGFYLFDGTELVVGPFQGLPACVRIPLHKGVCGAAATQRVTQRIDDVDAFPGHIACDSASRSELVVPLVKGDTLIGVLDLDSPDPARFDADDQAGLEAIAAVFVDALQ from the coding sequence ATGTTCGCCACCTCTTCGCTGACCGGCAGCAAGCCGGAACAATACGCCCAGCTGCTGGAACAGGCCCGTGCCCTGGTCCATGGCGAGAGCGACCGCATCGCCAATGCGGCCAACCTCTCCGCGCTGATCTACCACGCCGTGCCGCAGCTCAACTGGGCCGGCTTCTACCTGTTCGACGGTACCGAGCTGGTTGTCGGCCCGTTCCAGGGCCTGCCTGCGTGCGTACGCATCCCCCTGCACAAGGGCGTTTGTGGTGCTGCCGCCACCCAGCGCGTGACCCAGCGCATCGATGATGTGGACGCCTTCCCGGGCCATATCGCCTGCGATTCCGCCTCCCGTTCCGAGCTGGTGGTACCGCTGGTGAAGGGCGATACGCTGATCGGCGTGCTCGACCTGGACAGCCCGGACCCGGCGCGCTTCGATGCCGATGACCAGGCCGGCCTGGAAGCCATCGCTGCGGTATTCGTCGACGCCCTGCAATGA
- the btuB gene encoding TonB-dependent vitamin B12 receptor, translating into MSVQSRILSLAVLAALPGVAHAQNAATALDEVLVTATRTPIALTDSLNPAQVIDRAAIESSQATSLQDLLRGRAGINLTNTGGLGKQTSLFLRGTNSSHTVVLVDGVRINTADFGLAMLQDLPLAQIERVEIVRGPQSSLYGADAIGGVVQIFTRRNTGGFAPRLELGGGSNGLRQASGGIGGGTERGWFGIDIAYQHSDGIDACRGSAATFQGCGADEPDRDGYRNLSKSARGGYHVNDQWTVEGSALRAEAENHYDGYYNYSETLQQVLAGKVRYAPSERLTVTANIGRSDNESDNSGPFDAFGRAQTQRDSASVQADIGLADGQLLSGGVDWSDDSLDGSSAGYLVDSRDNTGVFLQYQGRFGQHQLQASVRNDDNEQFGNHTTGSLAWGMELGGGWKLTASHGTAFKAPTFSDLYDPWSGVATLDPEKARSTNVGVAQQGQGWRWGLDVYETRVDDLITYDAATFRMTQVEKARIRGAELTGTTRVAGIDVNAQLSYTDPRNHTVGTQYDNWLARRAQQTARIDMDRRFGDVRVGVTGFGAGKRYDDAANTVKLGGYGTLDVRLEYALGPDWSLLARAANVFDRRYETVAWYNQPGREYQLSVRYQPQ; encoded by the coding sequence ATGTCAGTGCAGTCCCGAATCCTTTCCCTGGCCGTGCTTGCCGCACTGCCGGGCGTTGCCCACGCGCAGAACGCAGCGACCGCGCTCGACGAAGTGCTGGTCACCGCCACGCGCACACCGATCGCGCTGACCGACAGCCTCAACCCGGCGCAGGTGATCGACCGCGCCGCAATCGAATCCAGCCAGGCGACCTCGCTGCAGGACCTGCTGCGCGGCCGCGCCGGCATCAACCTGACCAACACCGGCGGGCTCGGCAAGCAGACCTCGCTGTTCCTGCGCGGCACCAACTCGTCGCACACCGTAGTGCTGGTGGACGGCGTGCGTATCAATACCGCCGACTTCGGCCTGGCCATGCTGCAGGACCTGCCGCTGGCGCAGATAGAGCGCGTGGAGATCGTGCGCGGGCCGCAGTCCAGCCTGTATGGCGCGGATGCCATTGGCGGCGTCGTGCAGATATTCACCCGCCGCAACACAGGCGGATTCGCACCGCGCCTGGAGCTGGGCGGCGGCAGCAACGGACTTCGCCAGGCCAGCGGTGGTATCGGCGGGGGAACGGAACGGGGCTGGTTCGGCATCGATATCGCCTACCAGCACAGCGATGGCATCGATGCCTGCCGGGGCTCGGCGGCCACCTTCCAAGGCTGCGGCGCGGATGAGCCAGACCGCGACGGCTACCGCAACCTGTCCAAAAGCGCGCGCGGCGGCTACCACGTCAACGACCAGTGGACCGTAGAGGGCAGCGCGTTGCGCGCCGAAGCGGAGAACCACTACGACGGCTATTACAACTATTCCGAGACCCTGCAGCAGGTACTGGCTGGCAAGGTCCGCTATGCCCCCTCTGAGCGATTGACCGTGACCGCCAACATCGGCCGCAGCGACAACGAGTCCGACAACAGCGGCCCGTTCGATGCGTTCGGCCGTGCACAGACACAGCGTGACAGTGCCTCGGTGCAGGCTGACATCGGCCTTGCCGACGGTCAGCTGCTGAGCGGCGGCGTGGATTGGAGCGATGACAGTCTGGACGGCAGCAGCGCTGGTTATCTGGTCGACAGCCGTGACAACACCGGCGTGTTCCTGCAGTACCAGGGACGCTTCGGTCAGCACCAACTGCAGGCCAGCGTGCGCAACGATGACAACGAGCAGTTCGGTAACCACACCACCGGTTCGCTGGCATGGGGCATGGAACTGGGCGGCGGCTGGAAGCTGACCGCCAGCCATGGCACCGCGTTCAAGGCACCTACTTTCAGCGATCTGTACGACCCGTGGAGCGGTGTTGCCACCCTTGATCCGGAGAAGGCACGCAGCACCAATGTCGGCGTCGCTCAGCAGGGCCAAGGCTGGCGCTGGGGCCTGGATGTTTACGAGACGCGCGTGGACGATCTGATCACGTATGACGCGGCAACCTTCCGCATGACACAGGTGGAAAAGGCCCGCATCCGTGGAGCCGAGCTGACCGGCACCACCCGCGTGGCCGGTATCGACGTCAACGCGCAGCTGAGCTACACCGATCCGCGCAACCACACCGTCGGCACCCAGTACGACAACTGGCTGGCGCGTCGCGCGCAGCAGACCGCGCGCATCGATATGGACCGCCGTTTTGGTGACGTGCGTGTGGGCGTCACCGGCTTCGGTGCCGGCAAGCGTTATGACGATGCCGCCAACACGGTGAAGCTGGGCGGCTACGGCACGCTGGACGTGCGTCTTGAGTACGCGCTGGGTCCAGACTGGTCGTTGCTGGCGCGTGCGGCGAACGTATTCGATCGCCGCTACGAAACCGTCGCCTGGTACAACCAGCCCGGCCGCGAGTACCAGCTCAGCGTGCGCTACCAGCCGCAGTAA